A single window of Moorena sp. SIOASIH DNA harbors:
- a CDS encoding type 2 lanthipeptide synthetase LanM family protein, producing the protein MPVIGSQISPIATIAINATFLSERINNPCYQNVIPQKDNDLIEERLNTWSKLLGGEQQLKQRLQWDGLDLTTVRNLLGTAEFREDYTLPTWAETLKELIETSAASWLTLEGEDNSPLDSQNPLPFEDFYLPFIRVGRSKLSTRLSANSPEALLSQEAYAALERSLLQQLVNLGTETLLFEFNTFRKAHPPANQTTPQESRIIYNTFLKNLLKDGGLAFFNRYPVLGRLIATTLDLWVESTTEFIQRLQQDLSAIERTFSDHVSLGNVQTIETSLSNPHHGRRSVLALTFSSGIKVVYKPKDLGLDVAFNQLLDWCNHQETSLTFKLTKILNRQGYGWVEFIEQQPCENQAAVQRFYKRAGMLLSLLHLLGASSCDNQNVVASGEYPILIDGDLLMHPVEQSATESEDWFNYSVLNTGFLPGWEGDIYSANPQDSSVLGNIWPKQINSSREWKFINTDGMHLAPNSVIIPAGTNVVILDGKTVSAKNYVEEIVTGFEEIYHLLTKNREMLLGEKSLLCGLQCLKSRFMLRPTLTYGMVSKRSLSPQYLRNGADYSILIDFLSRHYLMGEENLDFKELLGAETTSLQQLDIPYFTVSCHSDALELGSAQPIKHFFKTSSYQRLIAKIPSLDDKDLARQIKLIRASFYAKYAHLTKNSAALQGNLSQFSSLNPEELLDEAIAIGKSLVANRIDTGDGCNWIDLDYISKAHRYQLGRLDDSLFTGRAGVSLFLAALGKITGEPEFKEVALAALSPLRQSLKKAQADRSLLQLRLDGIKLGGILGLIGLGGIIYSLVKISQFLQEPALLDDAQQAAKLITADVIAADQTLDIIFGVAGAIMGLLTLYQQTGEKVLLDIAVACGNHLLSQRTDTAPRAWKTISKTPLTGFSHGAAGNSFSLLHLYAATADKVYLEAAQEGIEYETSVFDTSVRNWPYFLSLEQTNQINFWHAWCHGSVGIGLARLGSSTILQTEEIYSDIEVALDTTKKYAISNIDVDHLCCGSLGRNELFVVAFQKLGNQEWLNTARAQAASVVNRAKQNGAYALFPHLPNSVFSPSFFKGSAGVGYQLLRLTSPESLPSVLIWE; encoded by the coding sequence ATGCCAGTAATAGGGTCACAAATATCACCAATCGCGACTATAGCCATTAACGCCACATTTTTATCAGAGCGGATCAATAACCCTTGTTACCAGAATGTTATTCCCCAAAAAGATAATGATCTGATTGAAGAACGTCTCAACACCTGGTCTAAACTCCTGGGAGGAGAACAACAACTTAAACAGCGCCTTCAGTGGGATGGATTAGACTTAACTACAGTCCGTAACTTACTAGGAACAGCAGAGTTTAGAGAAGATTACACCTTACCAACCTGGGCAGAAACCCTCAAAGAATTAATTGAAACTAGCGCTGCTTCATGGCTAACCCTAGAAGGGGAAGATAACTCTCCACTTGACTCCCAAAATCCCTTACCGTTTGAAGACTTTTATTTACCCTTTATCCGAGTAGGCCGCAGTAAATTATCTACTCGATTATCGGCAAATAGTCCAGAAGCGTTGTTGAGCCAAGAAGCCTACGCTGCCCTAGAAAGGAGCTTGCTGCAACAACTGGTTAATTTGGGAACAGAAACCTTACTATTTGAATTTAACACATTCCGGAAAGCTCACCCCCCTGCTAACCAAACGACTCCCCAAGAAAGCCGGATTATTTATAATACTTTTTTAAAAAATCTTCTCAAAGATGGGGGGCTGGCATTTTTCAATCGCTACCCAGTCTTAGGTCGCCTGATAGCGACAACCCTTGATTTATGGGTAGAATCTACTACTGAGTTTATCCAACGTCTACAACAGGATTTATCAGCAATTGAACGTACCTTTTCTGATCATGTAAGCCTAGGAAACGTCCAAACAATTGAGACTTCCCTCTCCAATCCCCATCATGGTAGACGCTCGGTTTTAGCTCTTACCTTCTCTTCCGGAATTAAAGTAGTATATAAGCCCAAAGACTTGGGTTTAGATGTTGCTTTCAATCAGTTACTAGACTGGTGCAACCACCAGGAAACATCTTTAACCTTCAAATTAACTAAGATTCTCAATCGCCAGGGATATGGATGGGTTGAATTTATTGAGCAGCAACCTTGTGAAAATCAAGCCGCAGTTCAACGCTTCTATAAAAGAGCAGGGATGTTATTATCACTGCTCCATCTATTAGGAGCAAGTAGTTGTGATAATCAAAATGTGGTTGCTAGTGGTGAATACCCTATTCTTATCGATGGTGACCTCTTGATGCATCCTGTAGAGCAGAGCGCGACTGAATCGGAAGACTGGTTTAACTATTCAGTCCTGAATACAGGCTTTTTACCTGGTTGGGAAGGTGATATCTACTCGGCAAATCCTCAAGATTCCAGCGTCCTAGGTAATATTTGGCCAAAGCAAATAAATTCCTCTCGGGAGTGGAAATTTATTAACACCGATGGGATGCATTTAGCTCCCAACTCTGTGATTATTCCTGCCGGGACTAATGTGGTAATTCTAGACGGGAAAACTGTCTCAGCTAAGAACTATGTTGAGGAAATTGTCACTGGCTTTGAGGAAATCTATCACCTGTTAACTAAAAATCGGGAAATGCTCCTAGGGGAAAAAAGTCTCCTCTGTGGCTTACAATGTTTAAAGTCTCGATTTATGCTGCGCCCAACTCTAACCTATGGTATGGTCTCGAAACGCAGCCTCAGTCCTCAATATTTGCGTAATGGCGCCGACTATAGCATTCTGATCGATTTTCTCAGCCGTCACTACTTAATGGGTGAAGAAAACTTAGACTTTAAAGAACTATTAGGAGCAGAAACGACCTCTTTACAACAGCTAGATATTCCCTATTTCACGGTATCGTGTCATAGTGATGCCCTAGAGTTAGGATCAGCTCAACCAATCAAGCACTTCTTTAAAACATCCAGTTACCAACGGTTAATTGCTAAAATCCCAAGTCTTGATGACAAGGATTTAGCCCGGCAAATTAAATTGATTCGGGCGAGTTTTTATGCCAAGTATGCCCATTTGACTAAGAACAGTGCTGCTTTACAGGGGAATTTATCCCAATTCTCCTCATTGAATCCTGAGGAATTACTGGACGAAGCTATAGCAATTGGCAAGAGTCTTGTCGCCAATAGGATTGATACTGGTGACGGCTGCAACTGGATTGATTTAGATTACATATCCAAGGCGCACCGCTATCAACTTGGGCGATTGGATGATTCCTTATTTACGGGGCGAGCTGGAGTTAGCCTATTCCTAGCAGCCCTAGGAAAAATTACTGGTGAGCCAGAATTTAAAGAGGTAGCTTTGGCAGCTTTATCCCCTTTACGTCAGTCTCTTAAGAAAGCACAAGCCGACCGAAGCTTGTTGCAGTTAAGACTTGATGGAATCAAATTAGGTGGTATCCTCGGTTTAATCGGGCTAGGTGGGATCATTTACAGTTTGGTTAAAATTAGTCAGTTTCTCCAAGAGCCAGCCCTTCTCGACGATGCCCAGCAAGCTGCAAAACTAATTACAGCAGATGTAATTGCTGCCGATCAAACCCTGGATATTATTTTTGGAGTAGCGGGGGCAATCATGGGCTTATTAACTCTGTATCAACAGACAGGAGAGAAAGTGCTATTAGACATAGCAGTAGCCTGTGGCAATCATCTCCTATCACAGCGAACTGATACCGCCCCTAGAGCCTGGAAGACAATCAGTAAAACCCCATTAACCGGATTTTCTCACGGTGCAGCAGGTAATTCCTTCTCTTTACTACACCTATATGCTGCCACAGCAGACAAAGTTTATTTGGAAGCGGCACAAGAAGGAATTGAATATGAAACCAGTGTCTTTGACACATCAGTCCGAAACTGGCCATATTTCCTTTCATTGGAACAAACAAATCAAATTAATTTCTGGCATGCCTGGTGTCACGGCAGCGTGGGGATTGGATTAGCCCGTTTAGGCAGTTCAACGATTCTACAGACAGAGGAAATTTACTCTGACATTGAGGTAGCATTGGACACCACCAAGAAGTATGCAATATCTAATATAGATGTAGACCATCTCTGCTGCGGGAGTTTGGGCAGAAATGAACTGTTTGTCGTCGCATTCCAAAAACTTGGCAACCAGGAATGGCTA